A region from the Buchnera aphidicola (Pemphigus populi) genome encodes:
- a CDS encoding rhodanese-like domain-containing protein, giving the protein MENSICIDVVHAVNMLLHGSIILLDIRDNDSFRSSHIYGSSHVPLYLLESFSTLISVSIPIMVICYHGIKSKYVASYLNNQGFKKVYSVNGGFKEWSVAFPMLIEYN; this is encoded by the coding sequence ATGGAAAATTCAATATGTATTGATGTCGTTCATGCTGTAAACATGTTATTACACGGTAGTATTATATTATTAGATATTAGAGATAATGATAGTTTTAGATCATCTCATATTTATGGATCTAGTCATGTACCATTGTATTTGTTAGAAAGTTTTTCTACATTAATAAGTGTATCGATACCCATTATGGTTATTTGTTATCATGGAATAAAAAGTAAATATGTTGCATCATATCTAAATAATCAAGGATTTAAAAAAGTTTATAGTGTAAATGGTGGATTCAAAGAATGGAGCGTTGCATTTCCCATGTTAATAGAATATAACTAA
- the holA gene encoding DNA polymerase III subunit delta, producing MILKINAENLENQLLKGLNNSYFIIGKEEFFIQESKKILLKLAKKKQYFETISVYIKSNTDWQKIMNTYQDQSIFFTKKIIILIYKKDTLDNNFYKNFKKLSFLFNKNILFIMQFENTKIYHQKKNFFDQLQTKSTIIYCNTLKLNDWYNWVDKKILKMKLNINDNVKKLLYQNYEGNLFALSNILNIFALLYPSTEITLHQSKKIIEDLSLFTPVQWINAIFENKKKSLLK from the coding sequence ATGATTCTTAAAATTAATGCAGAAAATTTAGAAAATCAGTTACTGAAAGGATTAAATAATTCTTATTTTATTATTGGAAAAGAAGAATTCTTTATTCAAGAAAGTAAAAAAATTTTATTAAAATTAGCAAAAAAAAAACAATATTTTGAAACAATTTCAGTATATATTAAATCCAATACAGATTGGCAAAAAATAATGAATACGTATCAAGATCAGAGTATATTTTTTACAAAAAAAATTATTATTTTAATATATAAAAAAGATACATTAGATAATAATTTTTATAAAAATTTTAAAAAACTATCTTTCCTATTTAATAAAAATATTTTATTCATTATGCAATTTGAAAACACCAAAATTTATCATCAAAAAAAAAATTTTTTTGATCAATTACAAACCAAATCCACTATTATTTACTGTAATACGCTTAAATTGAATGATTGGTATAATTGGGTAGATAAAAAAATTTTAAAAATGAAACTAAATATCAATGATAATGTAAAAAAATTATTATATCAAAACTATGAAGGGAATCTCTTTGCATTATCAAATATATTAAATATATTTGCATTGCTTTATCCATCTACTGAAATTACCTTACATCAATCAAAAAAAATAATAGAAGATTTATCACTGTTTACTCCTGTACAATGGATAAATGCCATATTTGAAAATAAAAAAAAAAGTCTCTTAAAATAA
- the miaB gene encoding tRNA (N6-isopentenyl adenosine(37)-C2)-methylthiotransferase MiaB, which yields MKMKKKMYIKTWGCQMNEYDSSMISGILKQRKHYEITNIPEKADILILNTCSIREKAQEKVFHQLGRWKYLKKQKPDLIIAVGGCVATQEGKEIKKRAKYVDIIFGTQTLHRLPKMIDLSHKIKKTIIDITFPKIEKFDYLPEPYIPNISSFVSIMEGCNKYCSFCIVPYTRGKEISRPCDDIIFEISLLAEKGVREVNLLGQNVNAYKGNTFNGKICKFSELLRLIAEIDGIDRIRFTTSNPIEFTDDIIDVYRDTPKLVSFLHLPVQSGSDRILKLMKRSYTVSEYKTIINKLLNVRPNIQISSDFIVGFPGETEQDFQDTLTLINDIKFDISYSFLYSPRPGTPAARLADNVTQNKKKQRLYILQNLINQQTTYWNKKLLYSTQSVLVEGVSKKNIMKLSGRTETNRIIHFTGSPDMIGKFINLKITDYYRNTLQGHVIES from the coding sequence ATAAAAATGAAAAAAAAAATGTATATTAAAACCTGGGGATGTCAAATGAATGAATATGATTCATCAATGATTTCAGGAATACTCAAACAAAGAAAGCACTATGAAATTACTAATATACCTGAAAAAGCAGATATTTTAATCCTAAATACCTGTTCTATAAGAGAAAAGGCACAAGAAAAAGTATTTCATCAATTAGGAAGATGGAAATATCTAAAAAAACAAAAACCGGATTTAATTATTGCAGTTGGAGGATGCGTTGCCACACAAGAAGGAAAAGAAATAAAAAAACGTGCAAAATATGTTGATATTATATTTGGAACTCAAACTCTACATCGTTTGCCAAAAATGATAGATTTATCTCATAAAATAAAAAAAACCATAATAGACATTACATTTCCTAAAATAGAAAAATTTGATTATCTTCCAGAACCATATATTCCTAATATATCATCTTTTGTATCTATTATGGAAGGATGTAACAAATATTGTTCTTTTTGTATAGTTCCATATACACGAGGAAAAGAAATAAGCAGACCTTGTGATGATATTATATTTGAAATATCTCTTTTAGCTGAAAAAGGAGTAAGAGAAGTTAATTTATTAGGACAGAATGTTAATGCTTACAAAGGAAATACTTTTAATGGAAAAATATGTAAATTTTCAGAATTATTACGATTAATTGCAGAAATAGATGGAATTGATAGAATCCGTTTTACCACCAGTAATCCTATTGAATTTACAGATGATATTATTGACGTTTACCGTGATACACCAAAACTAGTTAGTTTTCTACATTTACCTGTACAAAGCGGTTCAGACAGAATTTTAAAATTAATGAAGAGATCTTACACTGTATCAGAATATAAAACTATTATTAATAAATTATTAAATGTAAGACCTAATATTCAAATTAGCTCTGATTTTATTGTCGGATTTCCAGGAGAAACAGAACAAGATTTTCAAGATACTTTAACATTAATTAATGATATTAAATTTGATATCAGTTATAGTTTTTTATATTCACCAAGACCAGGAACTCCAGCTGCTAGGTTAGCAGATAATGTAACACAAAATAAGAAAAAACAAAGATTATATATCTTACAAAACCTAATTAACCAACAAACTACATACTGGAATAAAAAATTATTATACAGTACTCAATCGGTATTAGTAGAAGGTGTTTCTAAAAAAAATATTATGAAATTATCAGGAAGAACAGAAACAAATAGAATTATACATTTTACAGGATCACCTGATATGATAGGAAAATTTATCAATTTAAAGATTACAGATTATTATAGAAATACTTTACAAGGCCATGTAATTGAATCATAA
- a CDS encoding phosphoglycerate kinase → MINLLDLDISNKRVLIRLDLNVPIKNNIIESDARILATLPTIKLALKKNAKVMIMSHLGRPQDETYDKKLSLFPIYEYLKKKIKNIKIHFSKDYLNGIDVNSGELFLLENVRFNKGEQENNISLSKKYAALCDIFVMDAFGTAHRIESSTYGVAQFAPIACAGPLLQSELTALSKALKNPDRPMIAIVGGSKISTKFNILNALVNIADNIIVGGGIANTFISIDHPVGNSLHEPKFINQAKILKKKNNILIPVDSRVGTHFSENSPAIIKKINQINNNEEIMDFGDQTIKNMIYLLNTAKTILWNGPVGVFEFPNFRKGTQKLAQTIANSDAFSIAGGGDTLSVIDMFKIKKKISYISTGGGAFLKFLEGNTLPTVKILQQRSLKKI, encoded by the coding sequence ATGATTAATCTATTAGATTTAGATATTTCTAATAAACGAGTTCTCATAAGATTAGATCTTAATGTTCCTATTAAAAATAATATCATAGAATCAGATGCTCGTATTTTAGCAACATTACCAACAATTAAATTAGCATTAAAAAAAAATGCAAAAGTTATGATTATGTCCCATTTAGGTAGACCACAAGACGAAACATATGACAAAAAATTATCTTTATTTCCAATTTATGAATATCTTAAAAAAAAAATAAAAAATATTAAAATTCATTTTAGTAAAGATTATCTCAATGGCATTGATGTTAATTCAGGTGAACTATTTTTATTAGAAAATGTAAGATTTAATAAAGGAGAACAAGAAAATAATATTTCATTATCGAAAAAATATGCTGCTTTATGCGATATTTTCGTTATGGATGCTTTTGGAACAGCACACCGAATAGAATCATCTACCTACGGAGTAGCACAGTTCGCACCCATAGCGTGTGCGGGACCTTTATTACAATCAGAATTAACTGCTTTATCCAAAGCTTTAAAAAATCCTGATCGTCCCATGATAGCAATTGTCGGAGGATCTAAAATATCCACAAAATTTAATATATTAAATGCATTAGTAAACATAGCAGATAATATTATTGTAGGTGGTGGCATAGCAAATACTTTTATTTCCATTGATCATCCGGTAGGAAATTCCTTGCATGAACCAAAATTTATTAATCAAGCTAAAATTTTAAAAAAAAAGAATAATATCCTCATACCAGTTGATTCCAGAGTTGGAACTCATTTTAGTGAAAATAGCCCTGCCATAATAAAAAAAATCAATCAAATTAATAACAATGAAGAAATTATGGATTTTGGAGATCAAACCATAAAAAATATGATTTATCTTTTAAATACAGCTAAAACTATTCTCTGGAATGGACCTGTAGGAGTATTTGAATTTCCAAATTTTAGAAAAGGAACTCAAAAATTAGCACAAACTATTGCAAATAGTGATGCTTTTTCTATAGCAGGAGGTGGAGATACATTGTCTGTAATAGATATGTTTAAAATAAAAAAGAAAATTTCATATATTTCAACAGGAGGTGGTGCTTTTCTAAAATTTCTTGAAGGTAATACCTTACCTACTGTAAAAATATTACAACAAAGATCACTAAAAAAAATATAA
- the tusA gene encoding sulfurtransferase TusA: MYTEKDYILNLINLRCPDPIMKLREKLRKIKKDEVILILADDPSTKREIPQLCFFMGHVLLYSNINEIPYQYLLKK, encoded by the coding sequence ATGTATACGGAAAAAGATTATATCTTAAATTTAATTAATTTACGTTGTCCCGATCCTATAATGAAATTAAGAGAAAAATTAAGAAAAATAAAAAAAGATGAAGTAATACTCATTTTAGCAGATGATCCTTCTACTAAAAGAGAAATTCCTCAACTATGTTTTTTTATGGGACATGTATTATTATATAGTAATATTAATGAAATACCTTACCAATATCTATTAAAAAAGTGA
- the thyA gene encoding thymidylate synthase — protein sequence MKEYLTLVEKIIKQGKPKKDRTGTGTLSIFGHHIRFNLKEGFPLVTTKKCHIPSIIHELLWFLRGDTNIKYLNDNHVSIWNQWANKNGDLGPIYGKQWRNWSSYDDTNIDQIKNTLKMLKKEPSSRRIIISSWNVSDINKMALPPCHVLFQFYVIENTLSCQLYQRSCDVFLGLPFNIASYAILIHMIAQQCNLKVGDFLWTGGDIHLYNNHLTQAKNQILRKPRKKPTLIIKNKPNSLFEYHIKDFLFIGYKPLSKIKADISI from the coding sequence ATGAAAGAATACTTAACTTTAGTAGAAAAAATTATTAAACAAGGAAAACCGAAAAAAGATCGTACTGGAACAGGCACCTTATCAATTTTTGGTCATCATATTAGATTTAATTTAAAAGAAGGTTTTCCTTTAGTCACAACGAAAAAATGTCATATTCCATCTATTATACATGAACTACTTTGGTTTCTTAGAGGAGATACTAATATTAAATATCTTAATGATAATCACGTATCAATCTGGAACCAATGGGCTAATAAAAATGGTGATCTTGGACCTATTTATGGGAAACAATGGAGAAACTGGAGTTCATACGATGATACGAATATTGATCAAATAAAAAATACATTAAAAATGTTAAAAAAAGAACCATCTTCTCGCCGAATTATTATTTCAAGTTGGAACGTAAGCGATATAAATAAAATGGCACTACCACCATGTCATGTTTTATTTCAATTTTATGTGATAGAAAATACTTTAAGTTGTCAACTTTATCAAAGATCTTGTGATGTTTTTCTAGGACTTCCTTTTAATATAGCAAGTTATGCAATATTAATCCACATGATAGCCCAACAATGTAATTTAAAAGTAGGAGATTTCTTATGGACAGGTGGAGATATTCACCTATATAATAACCATTTAACACAAGCAAAAAATCAAATCCTTAGAAAACCTAGAAAAAAACCCACTTTAATCATTAAAAATAAACCAAACTCATTATTTGAGTATCATATTAAAGATTTTCTTTTTATAGGATACAAACCTCTTTCGAAAATAAAAGCAGATATTTCGATATAG
- the asd gene encoding aspartate-semialdehyde dehydrogenase, giving the protein MKKKVGFIGWRGMVGSVLFNRMCIEHDFDSIIPIFFSTSQIGQMGPKIEGIVSSKLENAYSIEVLKSLDIIITCQGGEYTNTVFDQLRKTGWNGYWIDAASTLRMEKDSIIVLDPVNKNIIEKGINCGIKNFIGGNCTVSLMLMSLGGLFAANLIEWISVSTYQAASGSGAKHMMELLHQMGVLYQSVSQDLNNINASPLYIEEKVTKIARSYKFPKKNFSVPLAGSVIPWIDKWMESGQSKEEWKGQAETNKILGLENKILIDGICVRVGSLRCHSQSFTIKLKKDISVLAIEQILSNHNKWVCVIPNNQYQTVHSLTPTAVTGKLITPVGRLRKLSMGKKYLSAFTVGDQLLWGAAEPLRRILKLLIS; this is encoded by the coding sequence ATGAAAAAAAAAGTTGGTTTTATTGGCTGGAGAGGAATGGTAGGATCAGTATTATTTAATAGAATGTGTATAGAACATGATTTTGATTCAATAATTCCTATTTTTTTTTCTACGTCACAAATAGGTCAAATGGGACCTAAAATAGAAGGTATTGTTTCATCTAAATTAGAAAATGCCTATAGTATTGAAGTATTAAAATCACTAGACATAATTATTACTTGTCAAGGTGGAGAATATACCAATACTGTTTTTGATCAACTGAGAAAAACAGGATGGAACGGTTATTGGATAGATGCTGCCTCCACGCTAAGAATGGAAAAAGATTCTATTATAGTTTTAGATCCAGTTAATAAGAATATAATAGAAAAAGGAATTAATTGTGGCATTAAAAATTTTATAGGTGGTAACTGTACGGTAAGTCTAATGTTGATGTCTTTAGGTGGTTTATTTGCTGCTAATTTAATAGAGTGGATAAGTGTTTCTACTTATCAAGCAGCATCTGGTTCAGGTGCGAAACACATGATGGAATTACTGCATCAAATGGGTGTTTTATATCAATCAGTATCTCAAGACTTAAATAATATAAATGCATCTCCATTATATATTGAAGAAAAAGTGACCAAGATTGCTCGTTCATATAAATTTCCAAAAAAAAATTTTTCTGTTCCTTTAGCAGGTAGTGTGATTCCTTGGATTGATAAATGGATGGAAAGCGGGCAGAGCAAAGAAGAGTGGAAAGGGCAAGCAGAGACTAATAAAATATTAGGTTTGGAAAATAAAATTTTAATTGATGGTATATGTGTCAGGGTGGGATCGCTTCGTTGTCATAGTCAATCTTTTACTATCAAATTGAAAAAAGATATTTCAGTATTAGCAATTGAACAAATTTTATCAAATCATAATAAATGGGTATGTGTGATTCCTAATAATCAGTATCAAACTGTGCACAGTTTAACACCTACTGCGGTTACAGGTAAATTAATTACTCCTGTAGGAAGATTGCGTAAATTAAGTATGGGTAAAAAATATTTATCCGCCTTTACTGTTGGGGATCAATTATTATGGGGGGCAGCTGAACCACTACGTCGTATATTAAAATTATTAATTTCATAA
- a CDS encoding YhgN family NAAT transporter, with translation MTEIISATILLILIMDPLGNLPIFMSVLKNIESNRRRIVLIREMIISLIIMLLFLFAGERILSALNLRTETVSISGGIILFLIAVKMIFPSEEETNNIIISDEEPFLVPLAMPLIAGPSLLATLILLSHQYPNKILYLSGALIIAWSVTVIILLSSELFLRLFSKKGVSALERLMGLVLIMLSTQMFLDGIQSWFQH, from the coding sequence ATGACTGAAATAATTTCTGCTACTATACTTTTAATATTAATAATGGATCCTCTTGGTAATTTACCAATTTTTATGTCAGTTCTGAAAAATATTGAATCCAATCGACGTCGAATAGTGCTTATTAGAGAAATGATTATTTCTTTAATCATTATGCTGCTATTTCTATTTGCAGGTGAAAGAATATTATCTGCTCTTAATTTAAGAACAGAAACGGTATCTATATCTGGGGGTATTATTCTATTTTTGATTGCTGTTAAAATGATTTTTCCTTCTGAAGAAGAAACTAATAATATCATTATTTCTGATGAAGAACCTTTTTTAGTGCCTTTAGCTATGCCACTCATTGCTGGACCTTCTTTATTAGCAACTCTAATACTATTATCCCATCAGTATCCAAATAAAATATTATACCTATCTGGAGCGTTAATTATTGCATGGAGTGTAACGGTAATAATATTACTTTCATCTGAATTATTTTTACGTTTATTTAGTAAAAAAGGCGTGAGTGCTTTAGAACGATTAATGGGATTAGTATTAATTATGTTATCAACTCAAATGTTTCTGGACGGAATTCAGTCTTGGTTTCAACATTAA
- the corC gene encoding CNNM family magnesium/cobalt transport protein CorC (CorC(YbeX) belongs to the Cyclin M Mg2+ Exporter (CNNM) family, and was characterized as belonging to a set of three proteins, at least one of which must be present for CorA to function.), producing the protein MNDANTQNKENRKGFFSILLNYIFHDEPKNKEDLLNFIRDSKKNELIDQDTRDMLEGVIDITKQRVREIMIPRSQMITLKLNYNINKCLNVIIKSAHSRFPVMSNDTNYVEGLLMAKDLLSFMKLTKEKFCIKNILRPAIVVPESKYVNHMLKEFRLKRYHMAIVIDEFGAVSGLVTIEDILELIVGKIEDEYDNITNLNIRQLNQHTFTIKALTHIKEFNETFNTHFRHKEVDTVGGLVMQECGHLPRRGDIINIKGYQFTIHSTNSRRIIQLHVNIPENIKIKKIKK; encoded by the coding sequence ATGAATGATGCAAATACACAAAATAAAGAAAATCGGAAAGGTTTTTTTTCTATCTTATTAAACTATATTTTCCATGATGAACCTAAAAATAAAGAAGATTTATTAAATTTTATAAGAGATTCAAAAAAAAATGAACTAATAGATCAAGATACACGAGATATGCTAGAAGGTGTGATTGATATCACTAAACAACGTGTACGTGAAATTATGATTCCAAGATCACAAATGATTACATTAAAACTAAATTATAATATCAATAAATGTTTAAATGTGATCATTAAATCAGCTCATTCTCGATTTCCTGTAATGAGTAATGATACCAACTATGTTGAAGGTTTACTTATGGCTAAAGATTTATTATCTTTTATGAAACTCACAAAAGAAAAATTCTGTATTAAAAACATTTTACGTCCAGCCATAGTAGTTCCAGAAAGTAAGTATGTAAATCATATGTTAAAGGAATTCCGTTTAAAACGATATCACATGGCAATAGTAATAGATGAATTTGGAGCGGTGTCTGGTTTAGTGACCATAGAAGATATTTTAGAATTAATTGTTGGAAAAATAGAAGATGAATACGATAATATAACAAACTTAAATATTCGCCAATTAAATCAGCATACATTTACTATTAAAGCATTAACTCATATTAAAGAATTTAATGAAACCTTTAATACTCATTTTAGACATAAAGAAGTAGATACTGTTGGTGGACTTGTTATGCAAGAATGTGGTCATCTTCCAAGAAGAGGTGATATTATCAATATAAAAGGATATCAATTTACAATACACTCAACAAATAGCAGACGTATCATACAGTTACATGTAAATATTCCAGAAAATATTAAAATTAAAAAAATAAAAAAATAA
- the leuS gene encoding leucine--tRNA ligase, with translation MKEIYQPEEIEKYVQNIWNKNNTFTVTENDKKEKYYCLAMLPYPSGNLHMGHVRNYTISDVIARYQRMLGKNVLQPIGWDAFGLPAEETAIKNNISPKLWTYRNIKKMKKQLKSLGFSYDWSREITTCHPNFYHWEQWFFTKMYEKKLVYKKSSSVNWCPVDKTVLANEQVINGCCWRCNTKIIFKHIPQWFIKTTKYAEELLNDIEKLKYWPEKVKKMQKNWIGRSEGLNITFNILNSKNKITIYTTQPNLIMKATYIAISPFHLFSRKLAIKNKIIAKFIKKTYEMMDSQSCIDSIKKLGKNTKKYVIHPLTNTLLPIWITNYLLVENITDAIIAIPAYNQNDMNFAIQYKLKSKPTISNLNSNISTPINNVIRKKRKFSNYQKFNKINEKEVFSDISRLLLEMGIAKKTIHYKLKDWTVSRQRYWGTPIPMATDKKNRIIPIPDDQLPIILPEKNTVQEIQDFLKKGKKSNPININNQLAFQETDTFDTFMESSWYYIRYTSPNFNSMVNTEAANYWLPIDQYIGGIEHATMHLIYIRLYHKLLRDFGLVNTDEPIKKLLCQGMVLSDAFYFITNTNQRYWVSPSLVNTKKDQYGKITHTYKENGKKLIYAGMIKMSKSKNNGIEPELIIKKYGADTVRLFIMFAAPIESSLEWKESGIKGIYRFLQKLWKLIYHHINEKNYHINLDTTELTIQQKQIRYKLHKTIIKVSDDINRRQTFNTAISAIMELVNCLIKKKKENEQDYALMQESLMIVIKMLYPFTPHFSFITFQILNKNHTIKDDISWPIADQEAILETSKIIAIQINGKTRCTISININHSKEMILSQAKKEPSIIKFIENRIINKIIYIPKKVLNFIIS, from the coding sequence ATGAAAGAAATATATCAACCTGAAGAAATAGAAAAATACGTACAAAATATTTGGAATAAAAATAATACTTTTACCGTAACTGAAAATGATAAAAAAGAAAAGTACTATTGTTTAGCCATGTTGCCTTATCCTTCTGGAAATTTACATATGGGTCATGTTAGAAATTATACGATAAGTGATGTTATTGCTCGTTATCAAAGAATGTTGGGAAAAAATGTTTTACAACCTATAGGTTGGGATGCTTTTGGATTACCAGCAGAAGAAACTGCTATTAAAAATAATATATCTCCAAAATTATGGACTTATAGAAATATTAAAAAAATGAAAAAACAATTGAAATCACTAGGATTTAGTTATGACTGGAGCCGAGAAATAACAACTTGTCATCCTAATTTTTATCATTGGGAACAATGGTTTTTTACTAAAATGTATGAAAAAAAACTTGTTTACAAAAAGTCTTCATCTGTAAATTGGTGCCCTGTAGACAAAACAGTATTAGCTAACGAACAAGTGATAAATGGTTGTTGTTGGCGTTGTAATACAAAAATAATATTTAAACATATTCCGCAATGGTTCATAAAAACAACAAAATATGCTGAAGAATTACTCAATGATATTGAAAAATTAAAATACTGGCCTGAAAAAGTAAAAAAAATGCAGAAAAATTGGATAGGTCGTTCAGAAGGATTAAATATTACTTTCAATATCTTAAATAGCAAAAATAAAATAACAATATATACTACTCAACCTAATTTAATTATGAAAGCAACATATATTGCTATATCTCCTTTTCATCTATTTTCACGAAAATTAGCAATTAAAAATAAAATAATAGCAAAATTTATAAAAAAAACATATGAAATGATGGATTCACAATCTTGTATTGATTCTATAAAAAAATTAGGAAAAAATACAAAAAAATATGTTATTCATCCATTAACTAATACTCTTTTGCCTATTTGGATAACCAACTACTTACTGGTGGAAAATATAACGGATGCAATAATTGCTATACCTGCTTATAACCAAAACGATATGAATTTCGCTATTCAGTATAAATTAAAAAGTAAACCTACTATTAGCAACTTAAATAGCAACATATCCACACCCATAAATAATGTAATAAGAAAAAAAAGAAAATTTTCTAATTATCAAAAATTTAATAAAATCAACGAGAAAGAAGTTTTTTCAGACATAAGTCGTTTGTTACTTGAAATGGGTATTGCAAAAAAAACAATACATTATAAATTAAAAGATTGGACAGTTTCTAGACAAAGATACTGGGGTACACCTATTCCTATGGCAACAGATAAAAAAAATAGAATAATACCTATACCTGATGATCAATTACCTATTATCTTGCCTGAAAAAAATACTGTACAAGAAATTCAAGATTTTTTAAAAAAAGGAAAAAAATCAAATCCAATTAATATCAATAATCAATTAGCTTTTCAAGAAACTGATACATTTGACACCTTTATGGAATCTTCATGGTACTATATAAGATATACATCTCCAAATTTTAATAGCATGGTTAATACTGAAGCTGCTAATTATTGGCTACCTATAGATCAATATATAGGAGGAATTGAACATGCTACTATGCATTTAATATATATTCGACTCTATCATAAATTATTACGAGATTTTGGATTAGTTAATACCGATGAACCAATAAAAAAATTATTATGTCAAGGCATGGTTCTTTCAGATGCGTTTTATTTTATCACGAATACCAATCAACGGTATTGGGTTTCTCCCTCATTAGTCAATACAAAAAAAGACCAATATGGGAAAATTACACATACCTACAAAGAAAATGGAAAAAAATTAATTTATGCTGGCATGATAAAAATGTCAAAATCAAAAAATAATGGTATTGAACCTGAATTAATTATTAAAAAATATGGAGCTGATACTGTTAGATTGTTTATTATGTTTGCAGCACCAATAGAATCCTCTCTTGAATGGAAAGAATCAGGTATAAAGGGAATCTATCGTTTTTTACAAAAACTATGGAAATTAATTTATCATCATATAAATGAAAAAAACTATCATATTAATCTAGATACAACTGAATTAACTATTCAGCAAAAACAAATACGTTATAAATTACATAAAACAATTATAAAAGTTTCTGATGATATTAATCGACGTCAAACTTTTAATACCGCTATTTCAGCTATTATGGAATTAGTAAACTGTTTGATAAAGAAAAAAAAAGAAAATGAACAAGATTATGCATTAATGCAAGAATCTTTAATGATTGTAATAAAAATGCTATATCCATTCACACCGCATTTTAGTTTTATTACTTTTCAAATATTAAATAAAAATCACACTATAAAAGATGACATTTCTTGGCCTATTGCTGATCAAGAAGCAATATTAGAAACATCAAAAATTATTGCAATACAAATTAATGGTAAAACACGTTGTACAATATCAATAAATATTAATCACTCTAAAGAAATGATTTTATCTCAAGCAAAAAAAGAACCATCGATAATTAAATTCATCGAAAATCGCATTATTAATAAAATTATTTATATACCTAAAAAAGTATTAAACTTTATCATATCTTAA